In Aptenodytes patagonicus chromosome 12, bAptPat1.pri.cur, whole genome shotgun sequence, a genomic segment contains:
- the LOC143166106 gene encoding LON peptidase N-terminal domain and RING finger protein 1-like: protein MSRGPPSPSPLPRGGSPIRQPLGPGGGGLDMLRCPSCLLLLWEPVTVSCGHSFCKPCLGGAVPPRCPLCQERLKLLGVGAARCNVVLCGLLEKCVERESRLAWLAARVQDHLTRGDAREALRMAQKGVELAPDASSLRLCRAEVFVALGQHSRALEDLDAVCRAEPGEHEGFFRKGKVLLEMGQRDEALLAWEHCLTLSPLFHPARREMEKILTREDAPQPCMAAAHPGDAHQGLTGPQVDGGSPALPSSSAKAQDQKGEPADGRGDAGSEHGQGTATLSQPGRRQELETSAERQGSQLVDNEEETAAAKCTQTCLGELLSVSDLECSLCIRMFFEPVTTPCGHTFCKECLERCLDHQPNCPLCKQSLREYLKAGSYSPTVLLQDIMLATFPAQLAERRELHQAEMAELSNLTKNIPIFVCTMSFPGIACPLHVFEPRYRLMIRRCQETGTRRFGMCIYENVKSFADYGCMLEIRQIKLLADGRSLVDTIGRRRFRVLRRGHRDGYNTADIEYLEDKKVAGEELQELQCLHESTYRLAQQFCEHGDLASRHILMQHGPLPEKEEDIQASADGPTWCWWLISILPLDLSYQLNLFSTTSLRARLTQLQRILSALLQQPPAEHPLAERSPRGRV from the exons ATGAGCCGCGGCCCCCCCAGCCCGTCCCCCCTACCCCGGGGGGGGAGCCCCATCCGGCAGCCCCTtggccccgggggcgggggctTGGACATGCTGCGTTgcccttcctgcctcctcctcctctgggagCCGGTGACCGTGTCCTGCGGTCACTCTTTCTGCAAGCCGTGCCTCGGGGGGGCCGTGCCCCCCCGCTGTCCCCTGTGCCAGGAGAGGCTGAAGCTGCTGGGCGTCGGGGCGGCGAGGTGCAACGTGGTGCTCTGCGGCCTGCTGGAGAAATGCGTGGAGCGGGAGAGCCGGCTAGCCTGGCTGGCAGCCCGTGTCCAGGACCATCTCACTCGTGGGGACGCGCGGGAGGCACTGAGGATGGCTCAGAAAGGGGTCGAGCTGG CCCCGGACGCCAGCTCCCTGCGGCTGTGCCGGGCAGAGGTGTTCGTGGCGCTGGGGCAGCACTCGCGGGCGCTGGAGGACCTGGACGCCGTGTGTAGGGCTGAGCCTGGAGAGCATGAG GGCTTCTTCAGGAAAGGAAAGGTGCTTCTGGAGATGGGACAGAGAGACGAAGCCCTGCTGGCGTGGGAGCACTGCCTGACGCTCAGTCCACTTTTCCACCCTGCTcggagagagatggagaag ATCCTCACACGGGAGGATGCTCCTCAGCCATGCATGGCTGCTGCACACCCGGGTGATGCTCACCAGGGCTTGACTGGTCCTCAGGTCGATGGAGGGAGCCCTGCGCTCCCATCGTCTTCCGCAAAAGCTCAG GATCAGAAGGGAGAGCCAGCGGATGGCAGAGGGGATGCTGGGTCTGAGCATGGCCAGGGGACAGCCACCCTTTCCCAGCCGGGGCGACGGCAGGAACTGGAGACTTCAGCAGAGAGACAGGGCTCGCAGTTGGTAG ATAACGAagaggaaacagcagcagcaaagtgtaCCCAGACATGCCTCGGGGAGCTGCTGAGCGTATCTGACTTGGAGTGTTCCCTCTGCATACG GATGTTCTTCGAGCCGGTGACAACACCGTGCGGGCACACCTTCTGCAAGGAGTGCCTCGAACGCTGCCTGGACCACCAGCCCAACTGCCCCCTCTGCAAACAGAGCCTGAGAGAG TATCTGAAGGCTGGAAGCTACAGCCccactgtgctgctgcaggacatCATGCTGGCCACCTTCCCTGCACAGCTGGCTGAGCGCCGGGAGCTGCACCAGGCTGAGATGGCAGAGCTCTCCAA CCTGACCAAGAACATCCCCATCTTCGTATGCACGATGTCCTTCCCAGGCATTGCCTGCCCTTTGCACGTCTTCGAGCCTCGTTACCGCCTCATGATCCGGCGGTGCCAGGAGACTGGCACGAGGAGGTTCGGCATGTGTATATACGAGAATGTGAAAAG TTTTGCTGACTACGGCTGCATGCTGGAGATTCGGCAGATCAAGCTGCTGGCGGACGGGAGGTCCCTGGTGGACACTATCGGCAGGAGGCGGTTCCGGGTGCTGAGACGTGGACACAGGGATGGCTACAACACTGCTGACATTGAGTACCTGGAGGACAAGAAG GTGGCtggggaggagctgcaggagctgcagtgcCTGCATGAAAGCACCTACCGCTTGGCTCAGCAGTTCTGTGAGCACGGAGACCTTGCCTCCAGGCACATATTGATGCAGCATGGACCGCTGCCGGAGAAGGAAGAGGACATCCAG gcTTCGGCAGATGGCCCGACGTGGTGCTGGTGGCTCATCTCCATCCTGCCCCTTGACCTGTCCTACCAGCTGAACCTCttctccaccacctccctgcgtgcccgcctcACCCAGCTGCAGCGCatcctctctgccctgctgcagcagcccccTGCTGAGCACCCACTGGCTGAGCGCAGCCCCCGGGGCCGCGTCTGa